From a region of the Zingiber officinale cultivar Zhangliang chromosome 4B, Zo_v1.1, whole genome shotgun sequence genome:
- the LOC121977022 gene encoding protein root UVB sensitive 2, chloroplastic-like, with translation MFATKSKLKEPTKEPPRRPDFWIETCDSVSQICRFDSNGRLSVTIASDSRPIIQRVVESFLNKFFPSGYPYSVNEGYLTYTQFRALQHFSSAALFVLSTQSLLFAAGLRPTPAQATAVNWILKDGMQHAGKLICSNMGARMDSEPKSWRILADVLYDLGTGLEVVSPLCPHLFLETAGLGNFAKGMAVVAARATRLPIYSSFAKEGNLSDLFAKGEAISTLFNVLGIGAGIQLASTVCSSIQGKLIAAPLLSAIHIYSVAEEMRAAPVNTLNPQRTAMIVANFLKSGKISSPADLRYQENLINPGRVIEEAGNVKVGQPLKKVVKNLSTLKELRDIFPSEKFLINRQDKLTYMSLEQSASGEDALRGWLVAAFADAMEKSGHGSGSPVLYAAYEKMESVFPTFLSEVKMRGWHTDQFLDGNGKRYAF, from the exons ATGTTTGCGACCAAATCAAAG TTGAAGGAACCAACGAAGGAGCCGCCTCGTCGCCCCGATTTCTGGATCGAAACCTGCGACTCCGTCTCCCAGATATGCCGCTTTGATTCCAATGGGCGTCTCTCT GTTACAATTGCAAGCGACTCAAGACCTATAATACAAAGAGTGGTTGAATCATTTCTTAACAAATTCTTTCCATCAGGGTATCCATATAG TGTGAATGAGGGCTACTTGACTTATACTCAATTCCGGGCATTGCAACACTTCTCAAGCGCTGCATTATTTGTGTTATCAACTCAG TCGCTTCTATTTGCCGCAGGCTTGCGTCCTACCCCTGCACAAGCAACTGCTGTAAACTGG ATTCTAAAAGATGGCATGCAACATGCTGGCAAACTGATATGTAGCAATATGGGAGCTAGAATGGACTCTGAGCCAAAGAGTTGGAGAATACTAG CTGATGTGCTTTATGATCTTGGTACTGGTTTGGAAGTTGTTTCACCTCTATGCCCACATCTTTTTCTGGAAACAGCAGGTTTGGGAAACTTTGCAAAG GGAATGGCTGTTGTAGCTGCAAGGGCTACCAGGTTACCAATTTATTCCTCTTTTGCCAAAGAAGGTAATCTTAGTGACTTGTTTGCGAAAGGAGAGGCTATCTCTACCCTTTTCAATGTACTTGGAATAGGAGCTGGGATTCAATTAGCTTCCACAGTATGCTCATCAATTCAAGGAAAG TTGATAGCCGCCCCTCTGCTTTCCGCGATACACATCTACAGTGTGGCAGAAGAAATGCGAGCAGCTCCTGTGAACACCCTTAATCCCCAAAGAACGGCCATGATCGTAGCCAATTTTCTCAAG AGCGGAAAAATCTCTAGCCCAGCTGATCTTAGATACCAAGAAAATCTTATCAACCCTGGTCGCGTCATAGAGGAAGCAGGGAACGTGAAGGTCGGGCAACCACTTAAGAAGGTCGTGAAGAATCTGTCGACCCTCAAGGAGCTCAGGGACATTTTTCCGAGCGAAAAGTTTCTCATCAACCGACAAGACAAGCTCACTTATATGTCTCTCGAGCAGAGTGCGTCGGGCGAGGATGCATTAAGGGGGTGGCTGGTGGCTGCTTTTGCTGATGCCATGGAGAAATCAGGTCATGGCTCGGGGTCGCCGGTGTTGTACGCAGCTTATGAGAAGATGGAGAGTGTTTTCCCAACCTTCCTTTCTGAAGTGAAGATGAGAGGCTGGCACACTGATCAGTTCTTGGACGGAAATGGCAAACGGTATGCATTTTGA
- the LOC121977019 gene encoding ferrochelatase-2, chloroplastic-like, producing the protein MGIEILALSLPSPASQWERLSSSHQASTRGFLEMAGLHLGSSALSQTVSSPKKIKVPATCSIQMLNHSGCHMESHTSLCYTKKNTVSRKCLWKHDSSSSNHRQSFKLCSSSSEALLTSTSQTPQDKLFLGNERVGVLLLNLGGPETLDDVQPFLFNLFADPDIIRLPRLFRFLQKPLAQFISVVRAPKSKEGYASIGGGSPLREITDAQAQALRKALCDKNVPAKVYVGMRYWHPFTEEAIEQIKMDGITKLVVLPLYPQFSISTSGSSLRLLECIFREDQYLVNMQHTVIPSWYQREGYIKAMADLIERELQKFESPMKVMLFFSAHGVPLAYVEEAGDPYKAEMEECVDLIMEELEKRGITNAFTLAYQSRVGPVEWLKPYTDETIVELGQKGVKSLLAVPISFVSEHIETLEEIDVEYRELALKSGIKNWGRVPALGCEPTFISDLADAVIESLPYVGAMAASSLEARQSLVPLGSVEELLAAYDSKRAELPSPVAVWEWGWTPSAETWNGRAAMLAVLALLVLEITTGEGFLHQWGILPRSFK; encoded by the exons ATGGGAATAGAGATCCTGGCGCTTTCCCTCCCTTCTCCCGCTTCCCAAT GGGAGCGATTGTCATCATCTCATCAAGCCAGTACTCGGGGCTTCTTGGAGATGGCGGGCCTGCACCTTGGTTCTTCAGCTCTGTCTCAGACAGTGTCGTCGCCGAAAAA GATTAAAGTGCCTGCCACATGCTCAATTCAGATGTTGAACCATTCTGGCTGCCACATGGAATCTCATACTAGTCTATGTTACACAAAGAAAAATACAGTTTCAAGAAAGTGTTTATGGAAGCATGATTCATCATCATCCAATCATAGGCAATCATTCAAACTATGCTCATCTTCCTCGGAAGCATTGCTCACTTCTACATCTCAAACACCACAGGACAAACTTTTTCTGGGCAATGAAAGAGTAGGAGTCTTGTTACTCAATCTAGGTGGGCCAGAGACCCTCGATGATGTCCAACCATTCTTGTTTAATCTATTTGCTGACCCG GACATAATTCGGCTTCCTAGACTGTTCCGGTTTCTTCAAAAGCCATTGGCTCAATTTATCTCTGTTGTCAGAGCACCTAAAAGCAAAGAAGGTTATGCTTCTATTGGTGGTGGATCTCCACTCAGAGAGATAACTGATGCACAG GCACAAGCATTGAGAAAGGCTTTGTGTGACAAGAATGTTCCTGCTAAGGTTTATGTAGGAATGCGTTATTGGCATCCATTTACTGAAGAAGCTATTGAACAG ATTAAGATGGATGGGATCACAAAACTTGTTGTGCTTCCTCTATATCCTCAATTCTCGATCTCAACTAGTGGTTCAAGTCTTCGTCTATTGGAATGTATATTCAG GGAGGATCAATATTTGGTTAATATGCAACATACTGTTATACCTTCTTGGTATCAGCGAGAAGGATATATCAAGGCAATGGCTGATTTAATTGAAAGAGAATTGCAGAAATTTGAATCACCCATGAAG GTTATGCTATTTTTTAGTGCTCATGGTGTTCCACTTGCTTACGTGGAAGAGGCTGGAGACCCTTACAAAGCAGAGATGGAGGAGTGTGTGGATTTAATTATGGAAGAGCTGGAAAAACGTGGAATAACTAATGCTTTCACTCTTGCGTACCAG AGTCGAGTTGGACCCGTGGAATGGTTGAAACCCTACACTGATGAAACGATAGTTGAACTTGGGCAAAAAGGAGTAAAAAGTCTTCTAGCTGTTCCTATTAG TTTTGTGAGTGAGCATATTGAAACACTAGAAGAAATTGATGTGGAATATAGAGAATTGGCTCTCAAGTCGGGCATTAAGAATTGGGGTCGTGTTCCTGCTTTAGGATGTGAACCTACATTTATTTCAGATCTAGCTGATGCTGTTATTGAAAGTCTTCCATATGTAGGAGCTATGGCAGCTTCCAGTCTTGAGGCTCGACAG TCACTTGTTCCGCTTGGGAGTGTGGAAGAGCTACTGGCAGCCTACGACTCTAAGCGTGCAGAGCTTCCTTCTCCAGTAGCAGTTTGGGAATGGGGTTGGACCCCAAGCGCCGAGACCTGGAATGGCAGAGCAGCCATGTTAGCTGTCCTCGCTCTGTTGGTACTGGAAATCACCACAGGGGAAGGGTTCTTGCACCAGTGGGGCATTCTTCCCAGATCCTTTAAATGA
- the LOC121977021 gene encoding ras-related protein RABA2a-like, whose protein sequence is MARRADEEYDYLVKVVLIGDSGVGKTNLLSRFTRNEFNLESKSTIGVEFATRTLQVEGRIIKAQIWDTAGQERYRAITSAYYRGALGAVLVYDVTKPTTFDNISRWLKELRDHADSNITIMLVGNKTDIKHQRAVASEDAHSYAEKEGLSFIETSALDATNVEQAFQMILAEIYRGISKKNISSDEPGFGTAGVKEGKSIDVSASESNGTNKQCCST, encoded by the exons ATGGCGAGAAGGGCGGACGAGGAATACGACTATTTGGTCAAGGTCGTGCTGATCGGCGACTCCGGCGTCGGCAAAACCAACCTACTGTCCCGTTTCACCCGCAACGAGTTCAACCTCGAGTCCAAGTCCACAATCGGCGTCGAATTCGCCACCCGGACCCTACAG GTAGAAGGTAGGATAATAAAGGCCCAAATATGGGACACAGCAGGCCAGGAGCGATACCGGGCAATAACCAGTGCCTACTACCGCGGAGCCCTTGGTGCTGTTCTAGTCTATGACGTGACCAAGCCAACCACTTTTGATAATATCAGTCGGTGGCTCAAGGAGCTTCGTGACCATGCCGACtctaatattacaatcatgcttGTCGGTAACAAAACAGACATTAAGCACCAGCGTGCGGTAGCCTCTGAAGATGCACACAGCTACGCAGAGAAGGAAGGGCTTTCTTTCATAGAGACATCAGCTTTGGATGCTACGAACGTGGAGCAGGCTTTTCAAATGATTCTCGCAGAGATTTATCGAGGTATTAGCAAAAAGAACATCTCATCCGACGAGCCTGGATTTGGAACGGCCGGTGTGAAAGAAGGAAAGAGCATTGATGTCTCAGCATCAGAGTCCAATGGCACAAACAAGCAATGCTGCTCAACATAA
- the LOC121977020 gene encoding 3-hydroxyacyl-[acyl-carrier-protein] dehydratase FabZ-like gives MEASSAMAARSLLSPPHTLRRPLGQPEPFSPPSATLRARSSQPLFFSNNRTPAPVVGSKRGRLVARCAVDGVVTTEVDAPIEKRFPPFPAVMDINQIRSILPHRFPFLLVDRVIEYTPGVTAVGIKNVTINDNFFPGHFPDRPIMPGVLMVEAMAQVGGLVMLQPEVGGSRENFFFAGIDKVRFRKPVIAGDTLVMRMTLVKLQKRFGIAKMEGKAYVGGEVVCEGEFLMATGSGSE, from the exons ATGGAAGCCTCGTCTGCCATGGCCGCCAGATCTCTCCTCTCACCGCCTCACACCCTCCGCCGCCCACTCGGGCAGCCGGAGCCCTTCTCCCCTCCCTCCGCAACGCTCCGTGCCAGAAGCTCTCAGCCTCTATTCTTCTCGAACAACCGGACTCCCGCTCCGGTAGTGGGTTCCAAGAGGGGCCGGCTCGTCGCCCGATGCGCCGTCGACGGCGTCGTGACTACGGAAGTTGATGCTCCTATCGAGAAAA GGTTTCCGCCTTTCCCGGCCGTAATGGACATAAATCAGATCCGAAGTATTTTGCCTCATCG GTTTCCATTTCTATTGGTTGATAGAGTGATCGAATACACACCCGGAGTTACGGCTGTCGGTATCAAGAATGTTACAATCAACGATAACTTCTTCCCTGGACACTTCCCCGACCGCCCTATAATGCCTGGTGTTCTCATGGTCGAG GCAATGGCCCAGGTTGGTGGCCTGGTCATGTTGCAGCCTGAAGTGGGTGGCTCTCGTGAAAATTTCTTCTTTGCTGGAATTGACAAAGTAAGATTCCGGAAGCCTGTGATTGCAGGGGACACCTTGGTAATGAGAATGACCCTGGTCAAGTTGCAAAAACGCTTCGGAATTGCGAAAATGGAAGGGAAGGCATATGTTGGTGGCGAAGTTGTCTGCGAGGGTGAATTTCTAATGGCTACGGGTTCTGGAAGCGAGTGA